The following coding sequences lie in one Cronobacter universalis NCTC 9529 genomic window:
- the nrdF gene encoding class 1b ribonucleoside-diphosphate reductase subunit beta — translation MRLSRISAINWNKLQDEKDLEVWNRLTSNFWLPEKVPLSNDIPAWQTLTPGEQQLTIRVFTGLTLLDTIQNAVGAPALMADALTPHEEAVLSNVSFMEAVHARSYSSIFSTLCQTPDVDAAYAWSEENAPLQRKAQIILAHYRDDDPLKKKIASVFLESFLFYSGFYLPMYWSSRGKLTNTADLIRLIIRDEAVHGYYIGYKYQQALAQVDDTRRESLKTFALDLMMELYDNELAYTEALYRDVGWVDDVGAFLCYNANKALMNLGYEALFPPEMAQVNPSILAALSPGADENHDFFSGSGSSYVMGKAVETEDADWDF, via the coding sequence ATCCGTTTAAGCCGTATTAGCGCCATTAACTGGAACAAGCTTCAGGACGAGAAAGATTTGGAGGTGTGGAACCGGCTCACCAGCAACTTCTGGCTGCCGGAAAAAGTGCCGCTCTCGAACGACATCCCGGCCTGGCAGACCTTAACGCCCGGCGAGCAGCAACTGACCATCCGGGTTTTTACCGGGCTGACGCTGCTCGACACCATTCAGAATGCGGTGGGCGCGCCCGCCCTGATGGCCGACGCGCTGACGCCGCACGAAGAAGCGGTGCTCTCGAACGTCAGCTTTATGGAGGCGGTACACGCGCGCTCGTACAGCTCAATTTTCTCCACGCTCTGCCAGACGCCGGACGTGGACGCCGCTTACGCCTGGAGCGAAGAGAACGCGCCGCTGCAACGCAAAGCGCAGATTATTCTTGCGCACTACCGCGATGACGATCCGCTGAAGAAGAAAATCGCGAGCGTGTTTCTGGAGTCCTTCCTGTTCTACTCCGGCTTTTATCTGCCGATGTACTGGTCGAGCCGCGGCAAGCTCACCAATACCGCCGATCTGATTCGGCTCATCATCCGCGACGAGGCGGTGCATGGTTATTACATAGGCTACAAATATCAGCAGGCGCTGGCGCAGGTGGACGACACGCGGCGCGAATCGCTCAAAACTTTCGCGCTGGATCTGATGATGGAGCTTTACGATAACGAGCTTGCGTACACCGAGGCGCTGTATCGCGACGTCGGCTGGGTGGACGATGTGGGCGCGTTCCTGTGCTACAACGCCAACAAGGCGCTGATGAATCTCGGTTACGAGGCGCTGTTCCCGCCGGAAATGGCGCAGGTGAACCCGTCGATTCTCGCCGCCCTCTCCCCTGGCGCCGATGAAAATCACGACTTTTTCTCCGGCTCCGGCTCATCGTATGTGATGGGCAAAGCGGTGGAAACCGAAGACGCCGACTGGGATTTCTGA
- the proV gene encoding glycine betaine/L-proline ABC transporter ATP-binding protein ProV gives MAIKLEIKNLYKIFGEHPQRAFKYIEQGLSKAEILEKTGLSVGVKDATLAIEEGEIFVIMGLSGSGKSTMVRLLNRLIEPTRGQVLIDGEDIARISDAALREVRKKKIAMVFQSFALMPHMTVLNNTAFGMELAGVPLKVRHEKALDALRQVGLENYAHAYPDELSGGMRQRVGLARALAINPDILLMDEAFSALDPLIRSEMQDELIKLQSRHQRTIVFISHDLDEAMRIGDRIAIMQNGEVVQVGTPDEILNNPANDYVRTFFRGVDISQVFSAKDIARRSPAGLLRKTPGFGPRSAIKLLQDEDREFGYVVERGNRFVGTVSVDSLKAALAAGQGLDSALLETPAAVSADTPLSELLSPVGLAPCAVPVVGDEQQYVGVISKGVLLKALDREGAIHD, from the coding sequence ATGGCAATTAAATTAGAAATTAAGAATTTATATAAAATATTTGGAGAGCACCCGCAGCGGGCCTTTAAATATATTGAACAAGGGCTTTCAAAAGCCGAAATACTGGAAAAGACCGGGCTGTCTGTCGGCGTAAAAGACGCCACTCTGGCCATTGAAGAAGGCGAGATATTTGTGATCATGGGGTTATCCGGATCGGGTAAATCCACTATGGTTCGCCTTCTCAATCGCCTGATTGAACCCACCCGCGGCCAGGTGCTGATTGACGGCGAGGATATCGCCAGAATATCTGACGCCGCGCTGCGCGAGGTGCGCAAGAAAAAGATAGCGATGGTATTCCAGTCATTCGCGCTGATGCCGCATATGACCGTATTAAATAATACCGCCTTCGGCATGGAATTAGCTGGCGTGCCGCTAAAAGTTCGTCACGAAAAAGCGCTCGATGCCCTGCGTCAGGTCGGGCTTGAGAATTATGCCCATGCGTATCCCGACGAACTTTCAGGCGGGATGCGCCAGCGCGTCGGGCTTGCGCGCGCGCTGGCGATTAATCCCGATATTCTGTTAATGGATGAAGCCTTCTCGGCGCTCGATCCGTTAATTCGCAGCGAAATGCAGGATGAATTAATTAAGCTTCAGTCGCGCCACCAGCGCACCATCGTGTTTATTTCCCACGATCTGGATGAAGCCATGCGAATTGGCGATCGCATCGCGATTATGCAAAACGGCGAAGTGGTGCAGGTCGGCACGCCGGATGAAATTCTCAATAATCCGGCGAACGATTATGTGCGCACGTTTTTCCGCGGTGTGGATATCAGCCAGGTCTTTAGCGCGAAAGATATCGCGCGCCGCAGCCCCGCTGGTCTGTTGCGTAAAACGCCAGGCTTCGGCCCGCGCTCGGCCATCAAGCTGTTGCAGGATGAAGATCGCGAATTTGGTTATGTCGTCGAGCGCGGCAACCGCTTTGTCGGCACCGTGTCGGTGGATTCCCTGAAAGCGGCGCTGGCGGCAGGCCAGGGGCTGGACAGCGCGTTACTGGAGACGCCCGCGGCGGTGAGCGCCGACACGCCGCTAAGCGAACTGCTCTCGCCGGTTGGGCTTGCGCCGTGCGCCGTCCCGGTCGTCGGCGACGAGCAACAGTATGTGGGCGTTATCTCAAAAGGGGTATTGCTGAAAGCTTTAGATCGCGAGGGGGCTATCCATGACTGA
- the proW gene encoding glycine betaine/L-proline ABC transporter permease ProW — MTDQTQNPWETGSADAAANSASSADAWGSPTPAPESGSTDWLNSAPAPAPEHFNIMDPFHNTLIPLDRWVTEGIDWVVTHFRLLFQGIRVPVDYILNAFQQLLLGMPAPVAIILFALIAWQISGAGMGVATLVSLILIGAIGAWSQAMVTLALVLTALLFCVLIGLPLGIWLARSPRAAKIIRPLLDAMQTTPAFVYLVPIVMLFGIGNVPGVVVTIIFALPPVVRLTILGINQVPEDLIEAARSFGSSPRQMLFKVQLPLAMPTIMAGINQTLMLALSMVVIASMIAVGGLGQMVLRGIGRLDMGLATVGGVGIVILAIILDRLTQAVGRDARSRGNRRWYASGPLGLLTRPFIK, encoded by the coding sequence ATGACTGATCAGACGCAAAATCCGTGGGAAACCGGCAGCGCTGACGCCGCCGCGAACAGCGCCAGCAGCGCAGACGCCTGGGGTAGCCCGACGCCTGCGCCCGAGAGCGGCTCAACCGACTGGCTGAACAGCGCGCCCGCGCCTGCGCCCGAGCATTTCAATATCATGGACCCGTTTCATAACACGCTGATCCCGCTCGACCGCTGGGTGACGGAAGGCATCGACTGGGTGGTGACGCACTTCCGCCTGCTGTTCCAGGGCATTCGCGTGCCGGTGGATTACATCCTGAACGCTTTCCAGCAGCTGCTGCTGGGGATGCCCGCGCCGGTGGCGATTATCCTGTTCGCGCTGATCGCCTGGCAGATTTCCGGCGCGGGTATGGGAGTTGCGACGCTGGTATCGCTGATCCTCATCGGCGCTATCGGCGCCTGGTCGCAGGCGATGGTGACGCTGGCGCTGGTGCTGACCGCCCTGCTGTTCTGCGTACTGATAGGCCTGCCGCTTGGGATCTGGCTGGCGAGAAGCCCGCGCGCGGCGAAAATTATTCGCCCGCTGCTGGATGCGATGCAGACGACGCCCGCGTTTGTTTATCTGGTGCCGATCGTCATGCTGTTTGGCATCGGCAACGTGCCGGGCGTGGTGGTGACGATTATCTTCGCCCTGCCGCCGGTGGTGCGCCTGACGATCCTCGGGATCAACCAGGTGCCGGAAGATCTTATCGAAGCGGCGCGCTCGTTTGGCTCCAGCCCGCGCCAGATGCTGTTTAAAGTACAGTTGCCGCTGGCCATGCCCACCATTATGGCGGGGATTAACCAGACGCTGATGCTGGCTCTCTCTATGGTCGTGATCGCCTCGATGATCGCCGTCGGCGGGCTCGGTCAGATGGTACTGCGCGGCATTGGCCGCCTCGACATGGGGCTTGCCACGGTCGGCGGCGTGGGGATTGTTATCCTCGCCATTATTCTCGACCGCCTGACGCAGGCCGTGGGCCGCGACGCCCGCAGCCGCGGCAACCGTCGCTGGTACGCGAGCGGCCCGCTTGGTCTTCTCACCCGTCCATTCATCAAATAA
- the proX gene encoding glycine betaine/L-proline ABC transporter substrate-binding protein ProX, whose product MRHSVLFATAFATLVTTSAFAADLPGKGITVQPVQSTISEESFQTLLVSRALEKLGYTVNKTSEVDYNVGYTSIASGDATFTAVNWQPLHDDMYAAAGGDKKFYREGTYVTGAAQGYLIDRKTAEKYHITNIAQLKDPQLAKLFDSNGDGKADMMGCTPGWGCEAVINHQNTAYGLQNTVTVNHGNYAAMMADTIARYKEGKPVLYYTWTPYWVSDVLKPGKDVVWLQVPFSSLPGEQKDIDTKLSNGNNFGFPVNTMHIVANKAWAEKNPAAAKLFSVMKLPITDINAQNAMMHSGRASEADIEGHVDGWIKAHQPQFDGWIKEALAAQK is encoded by the coding sequence ATGCGACATTCTGTTCTTTTCGCCACAGCCTTTGCCACACTCGTTACCACCAGCGCCTTTGCCGCCGACCTGCCGGGCAAAGGCATTACCGTCCAGCCAGTGCAGAGCACGATCTCCGAAGAGAGTTTTCAGACGCTATTAGTAAGCCGCGCGCTGGAAAAGCTCGGCTATACCGTGAATAAAACCAGCGAAGTGGATTACAACGTCGGCTACACCTCGATTGCCTCCGGTGACGCCACCTTTACCGCCGTAAACTGGCAGCCGCTGCATGACGATATGTACGCGGCCGCGGGCGGCGACAAGAAGTTTTACCGTGAAGGCACCTATGTGACCGGCGCGGCGCAGGGCTATCTGATTGACCGTAAAACCGCCGAAAAATATCACATCACCAATATCGCGCAGCTGAAAGATCCGCAGCTCGCGAAGCTGTTTGACAGCAACGGCGACGGCAAAGCGGACATGATGGGCTGTACGCCTGGCTGGGGCTGCGAGGCGGTGATTAACCATCAGAACACCGCGTATGGCCTGCAAAACACCGTGACCGTGAACCACGGCAACTACGCGGCGATGATGGCGGACACCATTGCGCGTTATAAAGAAGGCAAACCGGTGCTCTATTACACCTGGACGCCGTACTGGGTGAGCGACGTGCTGAAGCCGGGTAAAGATGTGGTGTGGCTGCAGGTGCCGTTCTCGTCCCTGCCGGGCGAGCAGAAGGATATCGATACCAAACTTTCAAACGGCAATAACTTCGGCTTCCCGGTGAATACGATGCACATTGTGGCGAATAAAGCCTGGGCGGAGAAGAACCCGGCGGCGGCGAAGCTGTTTTCAGTGATGAAATTGCCGATTACCGATATCAACGCCCAGAACGCGATGATGCACAGCGGCAGAGCGAGCGAGGCGGATATCGAGGGCCATGTGGATGGTTGGATCAAAGCCCACCAGCCGCAGTTCGACGGCTGGATCAAGGAAGCGCTGGCCGCGCAGAAGTAA
- a CDS encoding MFS transporter: MTKQTQGLSTSLTVLMSVATGLVVASNYYAQPLLDTIAHAFAITANQAGFIVTAAQLGYAFGLLFLVPLGDMFERRSMIVVMTLLAAAGMLITASSHTLTMMILGTALTGLFSVVAQVLVPLAATLAAPEKRGKVVGTIMSGLLLGILLARTVSGALASLGGWRTVYWVATVLMVIMALALWRGLPAVKQTSTLNYPQLLGSIFSLFTRDKLLRTRALLGCLTFANFSILWTSMAFLLAGAPFHFSDGVIGLFGLAGAAGALGARPAGGFVDKGKAHLTTTWGLVLLLLSWIAVALGQFSVIALIIGILVLDLTVQGVHITNQSVIYRIHPDARNRLTAGYMTSYFIGGAAGSLISASAWQHAGWNGVCAAGAIIALLNLVVWWRGYHRHSGTE, from the coding sequence ATGACTAAACAGACTCAAGGACTTAGCACGTCGCTGACGGTACTGATGTCCGTCGCCACGGGCCTTGTGGTCGCGAGCAACTACTACGCCCAGCCGCTGCTCGACACCATCGCCCACGCCTTCGCCATTACCGCCAACCAGGCGGGCTTTATCGTCACCGCCGCCCAGCTCGGCTACGCCTTCGGGCTGCTTTTTCTGGTGCCGCTTGGCGATATGTTTGAACGCCGCAGCATGATTGTGGTGATGACGCTGCTGGCCGCCGCCGGGATGCTTATCACCGCAAGCAGCCATACGCTCACGATGATGATTCTGGGCACCGCGCTGACCGGTCTGTTCTCCGTGGTGGCGCAGGTACTCGTGCCGCTCGCCGCCACGCTCGCCGCGCCGGAAAAACGCGGCAAAGTCGTGGGCACTATCATGAGCGGCCTGCTGCTCGGCATTCTTCTGGCGCGAACCGTTTCCGGCGCGCTGGCGAGCCTCGGCGGCTGGCGCACCGTCTACTGGGTCGCGACGGTGCTGATGGTCATCATGGCGCTGGCGCTCTGGCGCGGCCTGCCCGCCGTGAAACAGACCAGCACGCTCAACTACCCGCAACTGCTCGGCTCCATCTTCAGCCTGTTTACCCGCGATAAACTACTGCGCACCCGCGCGCTGCTGGGCTGTCTGACCTTCGCCAACTTCAGCATTCTCTGGACATCAATGGCGTTTTTACTGGCGGGCGCGCCGTTTCATTTTTCAGACGGCGTGATTGGGCTGTTTGGCCTCGCGGGCGCGGCAGGCGCGCTCGGCGCGCGTCCGGCGGGCGGTTTCGTCGATAAAGGCAAAGCGCACCTTACCACCACCTGGGGGCTGGTTCTGCTGCTGCTGTCATGGATTGCCGTGGCGCTCGGCCAGTTCTCGGTTATCGCGCTGATTATCGGCATCCTGGTGCTCGATCTCACGGTACAGGGCGTGCATATCACCAACCAGAGCGTTATCTACCGTATCCACCCGGACGCGCGTAACCGCCTCACGGCGGGTTATATGACCAGCTATTTTATCGGCGGCGCGGCCGGATCGCTTATCTCCGCCTCCGCCTGGCAACACGCGGGCTGGAACGGCGTCTGCGCCGCGGGCGCGATTATCGCCCTACTAAATCTGGTAGTGTGGTGGCGCGGCTATCACCGCCACAGCGGGACAGAGTGA
- the mprA gene encoding transcriptional repressor MprA has product MDSSFTPIEQMLKFRASRYEDFPYQEILLTRLCMHMQGKLLENRNKMLKAQGINETLFMALLTLESQENHSIQPSELSCALGSSRTNATRIADELEKRGWIERRESDNDRRCLHLQLTEKGQEFLRQVLPPQHHCLHLLWSSLSGQEKEQLEQITRKLLDRLDQMEEDNTLLEAVR; this is encoded by the coding sequence ATGGATAGTTCGTTTACGCCCATTGAACAGATGCTTAAATTTCGCGCCAGTCGCTACGAGGATTTTCCGTATCAGGAAATTCTCCTGACTCGCCTGTGCATGCACATGCAGGGCAAGCTGCTGGAAAACCGCAATAAGATGCTGAAGGCTCAGGGGATTAACGAGACATTGTTTATGGCGTTGCTGACCCTGGAATCCCAGGAGAATCACAGCATTCAGCCGAGCGAGCTGAGCTGCGCACTGGGATCGTCGCGCACGAACGCCACCCGCATTGCCGATGAGCTGGAAAAGCGCGGCTGGATCGAGCGTCGCGAAAGCGATAACGATCGCCGCTGCCTGCATCTTCAGTTGACTGAAAAAGGTCAGGAGTTTTTACGTCAGGTGCTACCGCCGCAGCATCACTGCCTGCATCTGCTGTGGTCTTCATTAAGCGGCCAGGAGAAAGAACAGCTTGAGCAGATTACCCGCAAACTGCTCGACCGCCTCGACCAGATGGAAGAGGACAATACGCTGCTTGAGGCCGTTCGCTAA
- the emrA gene encoding multidrug efflux MFS transporter periplasmic adaptor subunit EmrA, translating to MSANAENTTPQQPVNNKKGKRKGALLLLTLLFVVIAVAYGVYWFLVARHFQETDDAYVAGNQVQIMAQVSGSVTKVWVENTDFVKKGDVLVTLDPTDAQQAFEKAKTELASSVRQTRQLMINSKQYAANIDVQKTALAQAQSDLNRRVPLGSANLIGREELQHARDAVASAQAQLDVAIQQYNANQAMILGSKLEDQPAVQQAATDVRNAWLALQRTKIVSPMTGFVSRRSVQVGAQISPTTPLMAIVPSSGLWVDANFKETQLAHMRIGQPATVVSDIYGDDVEYTGKVVGLDMGTGSAFSLLPAQNATGNWIKVVQRLPVRIELDAKQLEQHPLRIGLSTLVKVDTTNRDGGVLATQTRSQPAYESNAREIGLEPVNKLINDIVQANAG from the coding sequence ATGAGCGCAAATGCGGAGAACACCACCCCGCAGCAACCGGTCAATAATAAGAAGGGCAAACGCAAAGGCGCCCTGCTGTTATTAACCTTGCTCTTTGTTGTTATTGCCGTGGCGTATGGCGTTTACTGGTTTTTAGTGGCGCGTCATTTTCAGGAGACCGATGACGCCTATGTGGCGGGGAATCAGGTACAAATCATGGCGCAGGTCTCCGGCAGCGTCACCAAAGTCTGGGTAGAGAACACCGACTTTGTGAAAAAAGGCGACGTGCTGGTGACGCTCGATCCGACCGACGCCCAGCAGGCGTTCGAGAAAGCGAAGACCGAGCTGGCTTCCAGCGTGCGTCAGACCCGCCAGCTGATGATTAACAGCAAGCAGTACGCGGCGAATATCGACGTCCAGAAAACCGCGCTGGCGCAGGCCCAGAGCGACTTAAACCGTCGCGTGCCGCTCGGCAGCGCGAATTTAATCGGCCGCGAAGAGCTCCAGCACGCCCGCGATGCGGTCGCGAGCGCCCAGGCGCAGCTTGACGTCGCTATTCAGCAGTACAACGCCAACCAGGCGATGATCCTCGGCTCGAAGCTTGAAGATCAGCCGGCGGTACAACAGGCCGCCACCGACGTGCGCAACGCCTGGCTTGCGCTGCAACGTACCAAAATCGTCAGCCCAATGACCGGCTTTGTGTCACGCCGTTCCGTTCAGGTGGGCGCGCAGATTAGCCCGACGACCCCGCTGATGGCTATCGTTCCGTCGAGCGGCCTGTGGGTGGACGCGAACTTTAAAGAGACTCAGCTCGCGCATATGCGCATCGGCCAGCCCGCTACCGTGGTGAGCGATATTTACGGCGATGACGTGGAGTACACCGGCAAAGTGGTCGGCCTCGATATGGGCACCGGCAGCGCCTTCTCCCTGCTGCCAGCACAGAACGCCACCGGCAACTGGATCAAAGTGGTGCAGCGTCTGCCGGTACGTATTGAGCTTGACGCGAAACAGCTGGAGCAGCATCCGCTGCGCATCGGCCTTTCCACGCTGGTGAAAGTCGATACCACCAACCGCGACGGCGGCGTCCTCGCGACCCAGACCCGTTCTCAGCCCGCGTATGAAAGTAACGCGCGCGAAATCGGTCTGGAGCCGGTGAACAAGCTGATTAACGATATCGTGCAAGCGAACGCGGGTTAA
- the emrB gene encoding multidrug efflux MFS transporter permease subunit EmrB, producing the protein MQQRKPLEGAQLVVMTIALSLATFMQVLDSTIANVAIPTIAGNLGASLSQGTWVITSFGVANAISIPLTGWLAKRVGEVKLFVWSTIAFAIASWACGVSSSLNMLIFFRVIQGIVAGPLIPLSQSLLLSNYPPAKRSVALALWSMTVIVAPICGPILGGWISDNYHWGWIFFINVPIGIAVVLMTLQSLRGRETRTEQRRIDAVGLGLLVIGIGCLQVMLDQGKELDWFNSTEIVVLTVVAVVALSFLIVWELTDEHPIVDLSLFKSRNFTIGCLSISLAYMLYFGSIVLLPQLLQEVYGYTATWAGLASAPVGIIPVILSPIIGRFAHRLDMRRLVTFSFIMYAVCFYWRAYTFEPGMDFGASAWPQFIQGFAVACFFMPLTTITLSGLPPERLAAASSLSNFLRTLAGSIGTSITTTLWTNRESMHHAQLSESVTPFNPNAQEMYNQLQGMGMTQQQASGYIAQQITNQGLIISANEIFWASAGVFLVLLGLIWFARPPFGAGGGGGGAH; encoded by the coding sequence ATGCAGCAACGTAAACCGCTTGAAGGGGCGCAGCTGGTCGTTATGACCATCGCCCTTTCCCTTGCCACCTTCATGCAGGTGCTGGACTCCACCATCGCCAACGTGGCGATCCCGACTATCGCCGGTAACCTGGGCGCCTCGTTAAGCCAGGGCACCTGGGTTATCACCTCTTTCGGGGTGGCGAACGCTATCTCGATACCCCTGACCGGCTGGCTTGCGAAGCGCGTCGGTGAAGTGAAGCTCTTCGTCTGGTCCACCATCGCGTTCGCGATCGCCTCCTGGGCGTGCGGCGTCTCCAGTAGCCTGAACATGCTGATTTTCTTCCGCGTGATTCAGGGGATTGTGGCCGGGCCGCTGATCCCGCTCTCCCAGAGTCTGCTGCTGAGCAACTACCCGCCTGCCAAACGCTCTGTCGCGCTGGCGCTGTGGTCGATGACGGTGATCGTCGCGCCTATCTGCGGCCCGATCCTCGGCGGCTGGATCAGCGATAACTATCACTGGGGCTGGATCTTCTTTATCAACGTGCCGATCGGCATCGCCGTGGTATTGATGACGCTGCAATCGCTGCGCGGGCGGGAAACCCGCACCGAGCAGCGGCGCATTGACGCCGTGGGGCTGGGGCTGCTGGTGATAGGGATTGGTTGCCTGCAGGTGATGCTCGATCAGGGTAAAGAGCTCGACTGGTTTAACTCGACCGAAATCGTGGTGCTGACGGTGGTGGCGGTGGTGGCGCTGAGTTTCCTGATTGTCTGGGAGCTCACCGACGAACATCCGATTGTCGACCTCTCGCTGTTTAAGTCGCGCAACTTCACCATCGGCTGCCTGAGTATCAGCCTTGCCTATATGCTCTACTTCGGCTCGATTGTGTTACTGCCGCAGCTGTTGCAGGAGGTCTACGGCTATACCGCGACCTGGGCGGGACTGGCGTCTGCGCCGGTCGGGATAATCCCGGTCATTCTCTCGCCGATTATCGGACGCTTCGCGCACCGGCTGGATATGCGCCGCCTGGTGACGTTCAGCTTTATTATGTACGCGGTGTGCTTCTACTGGCGCGCGTATACCTTCGAGCCGGGGATGGATTTCGGGGCGTCGGCGTGGCCGCAGTTTATTCAGGGCTTCGCGGTGGCGTGTTTCTTTATGCCGCTCACCACCATCACGCTCTCCGGCCTGCCGCCGGAACGGCTGGCGGCGGCGTCGAGCCTGTCGAACTTCTTAAGGACGCTCGCGGGCTCCATCGGCACCTCGATAACCACGACGCTTTGGACCAACCGGGAATCGATGCACCACGCGCAGCTGAGCGAATCGGTCACGCCGTTTAACCCTAACGCGCAGGAGATGTATAACCAGCTCCAGGGCATGGGGATGACGCAGCAGCAGGCGTCCGGCTATATCGCACAGCAGATAACCAACCAGGGGCTGATTATCTCCGCTAACGAGATTTTCTGGGCGTCCGCGGGCGTGTTCCTGGTGCTGCTGGGGCTAATCTGGTTCGCGAGACCGCCTTTCGGGGCGGGCGGCGGCGGCGGCGGCGCGCACTGA